The Manihot esculenta cultivar AM560-2 chromosome 11, M.esculenta_v8, whole genome shotgun sequence genome includes a region encoding these proteins:
- the LOC110626611 gene encoding E3 ubiquitin-protein ligase WAV3 isoform X2, protein MKPGKGHAIFTAECSHSFHFHCITSNVKHGNQICPVCRAKWKEIPLQNPASDSSHGRKKINAVGWPRDDAWMTVLRRLPSDRPEANRNVSSLHHAQEPPIFADDETLDQQHEIAEGKVCIIDGVGDTNFMGTIEVKTYPEVSAVSRSASHDNFNILIHLKAPVTSGRHNGKNNHAELPQMNQNSRAPVDLVTVLDVSGSMAGTKLALLKRAMGFVIQNLGPSDRLSAIAFSFTARRLFPLRLMTDAGRQEALQAVNSLISNGGTNIAEGLRKGVKVIVDRKWKNSVANIILLSDGQDTYTVNSPSGTHSRTDYKSLLPISIRQNGGTGFKIPVHSFGFGTDHDATSMHSISEISGGTFSFIEAEDVIQDAFAQCIGGLLSVVVQDLNVKVDCVDQNLHIGSIKAGSYRTSIMGNARMGTIDVGDLYAEEERDILVTINIPVDRSIGQMSLLKVGCVYKDPIAKHAVTLEGASEVRIQRPEIIGAQIMSIEVDRQRNRLHAAEAMAEARVAAENGDLIRAVSILESCYKSLSESASAQAGDRLCVALCAELKEMQERMANRQAYETSGRAYVLSGLSSHSWQRATARGDSTDSASLVQAYQTPSMVDMVTRSHTMLLGKPSSHPKLRQALSFPAARLQPR, encoded by the coding sequence ATGAAACCAGGAAAGGGCCATGCAATCTTCACTGCAGAATGCTCACATTCTTTCCACTTCCATTGTATTACCTCCAATGTAAAACATGGGAACCAGATTTGCCCAGTTTGCCGAGCAAAGTGGAAAGAAATCCCCTTACAAAACCCAGCTTCTGATAGTTCACATGGAAGGAAAAAAATCAATGCGGTAGGTTGGCCCCGGGATGATGCCTGGATGACTGTTCTAAGACGGCTACCTTCTGATCGGCCTGAAGCAAACCGGAATGTCTCATCACTTCATCATGCCCAAGAACCACCTATATTTGCTGATGATGAAACCTTAGACCAGCAACATGAGATTGCTGAGGGAAAAGTGTGTATTATAGATGGTGTTGGTGATACCAATTTTATGGGAACAATAGAGGTCAAAACATATCCAGAAGTTTCAGCTGTTTCAAGATCAGCCTCTCATGATAATTTCAATATACTCATACATCTCAAGGCTCCTGTTACAAGTGGAAGGCATAATGGCAAGAATAATCATGCTGAACTTCCACAAATGAATCAGAATTCTCGTGCTCCAGTTGATCTTGTGACAGTGCTTGATGTTAGTGGTAGCATGGCAGGAACAAAGCTTGCTTTGCTAAAACGAGCTATGGGATTTGTGATTCAGAATCTTGGCCCCTCTGACCGACTTTCTGCCATTGCCTTCTCATTCACAGCCCGCCGCCTTTTTCCTCTTCGACTCATGACTGATGCTGGAAGGCAGGAAGCATTGCAGGCTGTTAATTCTTTGATCTCTAATGGTGGGACAAACATTGCAGAAGGTCTAAGGAAAGGTGTCAAGGTGATAGTGGATCGAAAATGGAAGAATTCAGTTGCCAATATCATTCTATTATCTGATGGACAGGATACATATACTGTCAACAGTCCTAGTGGAACGCATTCTAGAACAGATTACAAGTCACTTCTCCCAATATCAATTCGTCAGAATGGTGGCACAGGCTTCAAGATTCCTGTACATTCATTTGGGTTTGGCACAGACCATGATGCCACTTCAATGCATTCAATTTCTGAGATTTCTGGGGGCACATTTTCTTTCATAGAAGCTGAGGATGTTATTCAGGATGCATTTGCACAGTGCATTGGAGGGCTCCTGAGTGTGGTAGTGCAGGACCTAAATGTCAAAGTTGACTGTGTTGACCAGAATTTGCATATTGGTTCTATAAAGGCAGGTAGTTATCGAACCAGTATCATGGGCAATGCAAGAATGGGTACTATTGATGTTGGAGACCTGTATGCGGAAGAAGAAAGGGACATTCTAGTGACAATTAATATTCCAGTTGATAGGTCCATTGGTCAGATGTCATTGCTGAAGGTTGGATGTGTATACAAAGATCCAATTGCCAAACATGCAGTGACTTTGGAGGGAGCTAGTGAAGTCAGGATACAGAGGCCTGAAATAATCGGAGCACAAATAATGTCGATAGAAGTGGATAGGCAGCGAAATAGGCTTCATGCAGCAGAGGCAATGGCTGAGGCTAGAGTTGCTGCTGAAAATGGTGATCTAATTCGTGCAGTCTCCATCTTGGAGAGCTGCTATAAGTCATTGTCAGAAAGTGCATCTGCACAGGCTGGTGACAGATTGTGTGTTGCATTGTGTGCTGAATTGAAGGAAATGCAAGAAAGGATGGCAAACCGTCAAGCATACGAGACATCTGGAAGGGCGTATGTCCTATCAGGTTTGAGCTCACACTCATGGCAGAGAGCAACTGCACGAGGTGATTCTACTGATAGTGCAAGTCTCGTGCAAGCTTACCAAACCCCATCCATGGTCGATATGGTAACCAGGTCTCACACTATGTTGTTAGGCAAGCCATCATCTCATCCAAAGCTCCGACAAGCTCTGTCATTCCCAGCTGCTAGACTGCAACCCAGGTAA